The following are from one region of the Deltaproteobacteria bacterium genome:
- a CDS encoding HD domain-containing protein, with amino-acid sequence MRGAARDKGDGVKPREAFQELMSDLVQAVQAAGIYPEEHHRVQEPLSRLHRRVKTEAKRLRGLNVGFLGDQVVIDQFPFRSTTRSFERLTRRMAARGIEKVAFAEGISLAELRRFVRYVARPSAAPPAEPWRSVAFGRIDGIVDAPAVPPAPDGRLTAPQALEGAASVLKDLLRSLSRESREGDVEDGKEIVSAVMKGLREEEYLIDRMIRMQSQDDYTITHSLNVCVMVVAQARRMGLPDPVLRDIGLAALLHDIGKELVPGEILAKPGKLDDEEFAKVSLHPAFGAIHLRKLSLGSELPMIVSFEHHMRYDRTGYPEARFPDPLHPASLMTQVADVYDALRTYRPYREKFDKETALSILRDGRGTEFDPRFLDDFVAMVSEEP; translated from the coding sequence TTGCGGGGCGCTGCTCGGGACAAGGGGGACGGCGTGAAGCCGCGGGAGGCGTTCCAGGAGCTGATGTCCGACCTGGTGCAGGCGGTCCAGGCCGCGGGGATCTACCCCGAGGAGCACCACCGCGTCCAGGAACCGCTCTCCCGGCTGCACCGCCGCGTCAAGACCGAGGCGAAGCGGCTTCGGGGGCTGAACGTGGGGTTCCTGGGGGACCAGGTGGTGATCGACCAGTTCCCGTTCCGCTCCACCACGAGGTCGTTCGAGCGTCTGACCCGCCGGATGGCGGCCCGCGGAATCGAGAAGGTCGCCTTCGCCGAGGGGATCAGCCTGGCGGAGCTGCGGAGGTTCGTGCGGTACGTGGCTCGCCCATCGGCCGCGCCGCCGGCCGAGCCGTGGCGGTCCGTCGCCTTCGGGAGGATCGACGGGATCGTCGATGCCCCGGCGGTTCCGCCAGCCCCCGACGGGCGGCTGACCGCGCCGCAGGCTCTCGAGGGGGCCGCCTCGGTGCTGAAGGATCTGCTCCGGTCGCTTTCGCGGGAGTCCCGGGAGGGGGACGTGGAGGACGGGAAGGAAATCGTGTCCGCCGTGATGAAGGGGCTGCGGGAAGAGGAGTACCTGATCGACCGGATGATCCGGATGCAGTCGCAGGACGATTACACGATCACCCACTCCCTGAACGTCTGCGTGATGGTGGTCGCCCAGGCCCGCCGGATGGGGCTCCCCGACCCGGTTCTGCGCGACATCGGGCTGGCCGCGCTCCTCCACGACATCGGCAAGGAGCTGGTCCCCGGGGAGATCCTCGCCAAGCCGGGGAAGCTCGACGACGAAGAGTTCGCCAAGGTCTCCCTGCACCCGGCGTTCGGCGCGATCCACCTCCGGAAGCTCTCCCTCGGGAGCGAGCTGCCGATGATCGTCTCCTTCGAACACCACATGCGGTACGACCGGACCGGGTACCCGGAGGCCCGGTTCCCGGACCCTCTCCACCCCGCCTCCCTGATGACGCAGGTCGCCGACGTCTACGACGCGCTCCGGACGTACCGGCCGTACCGGGAGAAGTTCGACAAGGAAACCGCCCTCTCGATCCTCCGGGACGGGCGGGGGACGGAGTTCGATCCGCGGTTCCTGGACGACTTCGTCGCGATGGTGTCGGAGGAACCGTAG
- a CDS encoding HEAT repeat domain-containing protein: protein MEMPLPDTAPERIAALLVEIARVHNWCGLYAPGHPFLAGRIRALRDALAAQASKEPSGILLLGIVKDRALYRDGFIGSGQPLISAFTETLYRLHIATLGIGTDVTVDGLSDFFGRLRAVRTASSDDSREGSVFREGIRGIHLSQVNYREVLSRGVIAAGEVPSTESREDALWRLLLSSNIADEDDEMRIVEELAEFPEILPVIVRRAYEGGDPPPPAAGTPPAYVSPDVLRRMFRRLGQTLKAMPEDRKRKVLRFLEDGVDEPPAAAAGSGDLPFPIAGSLVEEYSDAEFLELFASLLSLEENRGKRLLGIFRVIAAGRDVPGSLLPMVRAWSVESLRAKNYYAVKTWETIEQLLQGSDRGPGDGDAHAGLLARLPAAQGREPAARSPEGRADAAAFGATPVARKGVVVLLELLLSEKRDPDFLALLSAITGAIPRLIRENDFETLERALSALTIASGAGSPERRAAAAGALAGVDFHRIIEACLSDPVSLRKGKGGVELLVKFGSTSADALLDRLLAEGGAARRKALLSLVVRLGEAAVAPILARLSHPRWFYVRNLCLLLGEIGDPTGVPALVRMLSRPELKIRREAVQSLGKLRTHDPDAVAALGKMLLSESLFSSREETIRIDAASALFRIGGAEAISFLHRGRSSRREAVRNHCGALLGTRGTA, encoded by the coding sequence TTGGAAATGCCGCTTCCGGACACGGCCCCCGAGCGGATCGCCGCTCTCCTGGTGGAGATCGCCCGCGTCCACAACTGGTGCGGTCTCTATGCCCCGGGGCACCCGTTCCTCGCCGGAAGGATCCGCGCCCTGCGGGACGCGCTCGCCGCACAGGCGTCGAAGGAGCCGTCCGGGATCCTCCTGCTCGGGATCGTCAAGGACCGGGCGCTCTATCGGGACGGGTTCATCGGAAGCGGCCAGCCGCTGATCTCCGCCTTCACCGAAACGCTCTACCGCCTCCACATCGCGACGCTCGGGATCGGCACGGACGTAACGGTCGATGGATTGTCCGACTTCTTCGGGCGACTGCGCGCCGTGCGGACCGCGTCGTCGGACGACTCCCGGGAGGGGAGCGTGTTCCGGGAAGGGATCCGCGGGATCCACCTGTCGCAGGTCAACTACCGGGAGGTGCTCTCGCGCGGGGTGATCGCCGCCGGCGAAGTTCCGTCCACCGAGTCCCGCGAGGACGCGCTGTGGCGCCTGCTCCTCTCGTCCAACATCGCGGACGAGGACGACGAGATGCGAATCGTCGAGGAGCTCGCGGAGTTCCCCGAGATCCTTCCCGTCATCGTCCGGAGGGCGTACGAGGGGGGCGATCCCCCGCCGCCCGCCGCGGGGACGCCCCCGGCATACGTGTCCCCGGACGTCCTGCGGCGGATGTTCCGCCGCCTCGGCCAGACGCTCAAGGCGATGCCGGAGGATCGCAAGCGGAAGGTCCTCCGGTTCCTGGAGGACGGGGTGGACGAACCGCCGGCCGCGGCGGCGGGGTCCGGAGATCTCCCGTTCCCGATCGCCGGATCGCTGGTGGAGGAGTATTCCGACGCGGAGTTCCTCGAGCTGTTCGCCTCGCTCCTCTCCCTCGAGGAGAACCGGGGAAAGCGGCTGCTCGGGATTTTCCGGGTCATCGCGGCCGGAAGGGACGTTCCCGGATCCCTCCTCCCGATGGTCCGGGCGTGGTCGGTGGAGAGCCTGCGCGCGAAGAACTACTACGCGGTGAAGACCTGGGAGACGATCGAACAGCTCCTGCAGGGGAGCGACCGCGGACCGGGGGACGGGGACGCCCATGCCGGGCTCCTCGCGCGGCTCCCCGCGGCGCAGGGGAGGGAGCCCGCCGCGCGTTCTCCGGAGGGCCGGGCCGACGCCGCCGCGTTCGGCGCGACGCCGGTGGCCCGGAAAGGGGTGGTCGTCCTCCTCGAGCTGCTCCTCTCGGAGAAGCGGGACCCCGACTTCCTCGCGTTGCTCTCCGCGATCACGGGCGCGATCCCCCGGCTGATCCGCGAGAACGACTTCGAGACGCTCGAGCGCGCCCTCTCGGCGCTTACGATCGCGTCGGGGGCCGGATCCCCCGAACGGCGGGCCGCCGCGGCGGGGGCGCTCGCGGGGGTGGATTTCCACCGCATCATCGAGGCGTGCCTCTCCGATCCCGTGAGCCTCCGGAAGGGAAAGGGGGGCGTGGAGCTCCTGGTCAAGTTCGGCTCGACGTCCGCGGACGCCCTGCTGGACCGGCTGCTGGCGGAGGGGGGGGCGGCGCGGAGGAAGGCGCTTCTCTCGCTGGTGGTCCGGCTGGGGGAGGCGGCGGTCGCGCCGATCCTCGCGCGCCTTTCCCATCCCCGCTGGTTCTACGTCCGCAACCTCTGCCTCCTCCTGGGCGAGATCGGCGACCCGACGGGCGTTCCCGCGCTCGTGCGGATGCTCTCGCGACCGGAGCTGAAGATCCGGCGCGAGGCGGTCCAATCGCTCGGGAAGCTTCGGACCCACGACCCGGACGCGGTGGCCGCCCTGGGGAAGATGCTCCTCTCCGAGTCCCTCTTCTCCTCGCGGGAGGAGACGATCCGGATCGACGCGGCCAGCGCCCTCTTCCGCATCGGCGGGGCGGAGGCGATATCGTTCCTGCACCGCGGGCGCTCCTCCCGGCGGGAGGCGGTCCGGAACCATTGCGGGGCGCTGCTCGGGACAAGGGGGACGGCGTGA